In Triticum aestivum cultivar Chinese Spring chromosome 5B, IWGSC CS RefSeq v2.1, whole genome shotgun sequence, the following proteins share a genomic window:
- the LOC123110426 gene encoding cysteine-rich receptor-like protein kinase 10, with protein MTTPWVRLVLLLLAGVAACHARPHFDGGAVIDETPQPLRPSMISCSTAGNYTDGSKYHVNLDRLLTAIPVAADSNGFFNGTFGAVGDEVFGMFMCYADDADSECQDCLTRAPEGIMKVCPHSRTVRAVYSACTIQYSNKSFFSVADLTVVDTVDLSVAPQLEQTPYPTWNNRDPEGWHQGVVLVGYVVDTAGMSHARFKLIHRLMVKACQRDERIAEGRQKFTDPEWVQAVVQCTRDLPASECTRCLTYYTDQLPRLFPSNSGGAIKGSSCYLRYAILADKPRPRTVRLERYRYREGYETEENERERKMLVELRESRRKVVIITSLITISVVLFVCLIVLLVWFMLYRWQTWVAAARVAMRSVLYRWRTWVAAVRVAMRSYMEKPPKEAAYLPGKSTRQDELEQGTGLRKFRYDELAAATDNFSGRNKLGEGGFGSVYRGFLHDMNLHIAVKKVSKSSRQGWKEFVSEVKIISRLRHRNLVPLVGWFYGGDDDGLLLVYELMPNGSLDAHLYKLDQLLPWAVRYQVALGVGSALMYLHQDTEERVLHRDIKPSNIMLDASFNARLGDFGLARFICDGRGSLTTGAAGTLGYMDPKCVFAGKASVESDIYSFGVVLLEMACGRVPAVAVDDDDGVVIHLLQWVWESHGRGAILEAADARLDGKFDEKEMECVMVVGLWCGHPDPALRPSIRQAVSVLRLEVPPPSLPGKMPVATYMMRPEADESFGSSVVSHGGGSVDSGMTHSTRGKVE; from the coding sequence ATGACTACTCCATGGGTTCGTCTTGTGCTGCTACTCCTGGCTGGCGTCGCAGCATGCCACGCCCGCCCACATTTTGACGGCGGTGCCGTCATCGATGAGACGCCCCAGCCCCTGCGGCCATCCATGATCTCATGCTCAACTGCCGGCAACTACACCGACGGAAGCAAGTACCATGTGAACCTCGACCGGCTCCTGACGGCCATCCCCGTGGCCGCCGACTCCAACGGCTTCTTCAACGGCACATTCGGCGCGGTGGGCGACGAGGTCTTTGGCATGTTCATGTGCTACGCTGACGACGCCGACTCTGAGTGCCAGGACTGCCTCACCCGCGCCCCCGAAGGTATCATGAAGGTGTGTCCTCACAGCCGGACGGTCCGCGCTGTCTACAGCGCCTGCACCATCCAATACTCCAACAAGTCCTTCTTCTCTGTTGCTGACCTTACCGTGGTTGACACGGTCGACCTTTCGGTCGCGCCCCAGCTGGAACAAACCCCTTACCCAACTTGGAACAACAGAGACCCTGAAGGTTGGCaccaaggagtcgtactcgtagggTACGTTGTGGACACTGCCGGTATGAGCCACGCAAGGTTTAAGTTGATCCATCGGCTCATGGTGAAGGCTTGCCAGAGGGATGAACGGATCGCTGAGGGCAGACAGAAGTTCACCGATCCGGAGTGGGTGCAGGCGGTGGTGCAGTGCACGAGGGATCTGCCGGCGAGTGAGTGCACCCGCTGCCTCACCTATTACACCGATCAGCTGCCACGGTTGTTCCCAAGCAACAGCGGTGGCGCCATCAAAGGGTCAAGCTGCTACCTGCGCTACGCCATCCTTGCTGACAAGCCGCGCCCGCGCACTGTGCGGCTTGAGAGGTACCGGTATAGGGAGGGATATGAGACAGAGGAAAATGAGCGTGAGAGGAAGATGCTGGTGGAGCTCAGAGAAAGCCGACGAAAGGTTGTCATCATCACCAGCCTTATCACCATCTCCGTGGTGCTTTTTGTCTGCCTGATCGTCCTATTGGTTTGGTTCATGTTGTACCGGTGGCAAACATGGGTGGCAGCGGCCAGGGTTGCCATGAGATCAGTGTTGTACCGGTGGCGAACATGGGTGGCAGCGGTCAGGGTTGCCATGAGATCTTACATGGAAAAACCTCCTAAAGAGGCGGCCTACTTGCCCGGCAAAAGTACACGCCAAGACGAACTCGAGCAAGGGACTGGGCTGAGAAAATTTAGGTATGACGAGCTCGCCGCTGCCACCGACAACTTCTCTGGTAGGAACAAGCTGGGAGAAGGAGGCTTCGGTTCTGTGTACCGAGGGTTCCTCCATGACATGAACCTTCACATTGCTGTGAAGAAAGTGTCCAAGAGCTCTCGTCAGGGCTGGAAGGAGTTTGTCTCCGAGGTGAAGATCATTAGCCGTCTCCGGCACCGGAACCTCGTGCCGCTCGTTGGATGGTTCTATGGCGGTGACGATGATGGTCTTTTGCTCGTGTATGAACTGATGCCCAATGGTAGCCTGGACGCACACCTTTACAAGCTGGACCAGCTGCTGCCATGGGCAGTCAGGTATCAGGTCGCGCTCGGTGTGGGCTCAGCGCTGATGTACCTGCACCAGGACACGGAGGAGCGCGTTCTGCATAGGGACATCAAGCCGAGCAACATCATGCTGGACGCGTCCTTCAATGCCAGGCTTGGTGACTTCGGGCTTGCGAGGTTTATCTGCGATGGCCGGGGCTCATTGACGACGGGTGCAGCCGGGACGCTCGGCTACATGGACCCGAAGTGCGTGTTTGCGGGCAAAGCCAGTGTGGAATCTGACATCTACAGCTTTGGTGTCGTCCTGCTCGAGATGGCGTGTGGTCGGGTGCCAGCGGTGGCCGTAGACGACGATGACGGAGTCGTCATCCACCTGTTGCAGTGGGTATGGGAGTCGCATGGCAGAGGAGCCATCCTCGAGGCAGCCGACGCGCGGCTGGACGGCAAGTTCGACGAGAAAGAGATGGAGTGTGTCATGGTGGTCGGGCTCTGGTGCGGACACCCTGACCCTGCCTTGAGGCCGTCCATCAGGCAGGCCGTCAGTGTGCTGCGGTTGGAGGTGCCGCCGCCGAGCCTCCCGGGGAAGATGCCGGTGGCGACATACATGATGCGGCCAGAGGCTGATGAATCTTTCGGCTCTTCCGTTGTCAGCCACGGCGGCGGCAGCGTGGACTCCGGCATGACTCATTCTACTCGAGGCAAAGTCGAGTAG
- the LOC123110425 gene encoding uncharacterized protein: protein MPPPEPPPPLRWSATFSSAPLDGRTDWRPGTLFLDQPHNFFFLRDDGGKIVEGRLLRKKEWISPGTEMVLLDCLIRVGHRLFPARRRLTLAPGAIDPSCGSAAKSPAAGSRFEPLAMDEVADLPEAEGVAVQAANMVLSQADLDEEGGPWTSVSCRKKSKEELVQEFWNDVGFPTPASRVWERRGSASPETSAGQECLGSSHEPSARPDGAPKSPKPSPATPRQRRGVCIKPWRGPLPRPRITPPVALAAFMPDALADPSSSAEQCQGAVTLAAAHACNDHASGQTTLRPMGLLHAEGPSKGHAARLGRTIRRADVFLRQTHLRPNTASVCAYSRTAPPTYAAALRRPSPQLMAGRNGNAPKGPPLAGVATPNPGPPAGFGAAAGPFRFGASSSSAHPSGQRAAPTAPAPVVFGAGNKTAPDATARRNKTKRKGGRREAATAGAVPSAARPPPIFPPPATVPAPTKHVPEARDTAPMVVPSAEATGRGPKGNRTGLWCFKCRSDDHLSKDCTAIHFCHICDNYKHPLHRCHVLKQPRPTASLGGCGLVNAMFLQLPDLLFKEHLAPPTLPTALVTISGGSLSAAVVEVEIAKIASVQASWKWEAVPHGDNAFLVCFPSVEVLKRVSAFEYNVKSQDVKIAFSEWKVEEVSSILPLQLVWVHVTGVPPPLRHFLGLWAVGSVIGATQDVDLVCLRRHGIVRIQVAVHSLDIFSKKDGSDEASVSSDVYIKLNGYAFRFVLEEEDFVPDVDFIPRIWENHDNGHDDGANRDEDMPDRDANKRSKCIQAVDQNSASGSQVSAAVPIQSTQQIVHTATLESSVVSMPENMDTHIHVPVVQESMDACIPMQDELEKGGSTRCTTMHVTDAGNDSAAHVKATTVVHGPPAQPTAAISVCVAGHAQSAVHLATTPNAHSTVHGATPALTPLQPTLTPAAHAILPASVGVRESKTSPMMESPVRAAVAMVPLGPAADRARGSSSASDAGVRMGATTPPSSPTLGTLRTTPALQRTTSTTPSKTLTGTTSGGLATPLRRSNRHSLNVDGSSSTDEHSLAKAMRLQASRNLDPMTGYFPLYALASYVVYATTSGVPTVVQGGVYAVGAGGYGGFYPTWMAA, encoded by the exons ATGCCACCCCCGGAGCCACCCCCGCCCCTGCGGTGGTCGGCGACGTTCTCGTCGGCTCCTCTAGACGGCAGGACGGACTGGCGCCCCGGAACCCTCTTCCTCGACCAGCCACACAACTTTTTCTTCCTACGGGATGATGGAGGGAAGATCGTAGAGGGAAGACTGCTGCGAAAGAAGGAATGGATCTCGCCTGGAACTGAGATGGTGCTATTGGACTGCCTCATTCGCGTTGGCCACCGGCTGTTCCCGGCGCGGCGCAGACTCACCTTGGCGCCGGGGGCCATTGATCCTAGCTGTGGTTCGGCGGCAAAGTCGCCTGCTGCGGGATCACGTTTTGAGCCCCTGGCCATGGACGAAGTCGCCGATCTGCCTGAAGCGGAGGGGGTGGCGGTCCAGGCGGCAAATATGGTCCTTTCCCAAGCAGATCTTGATGAAGAGGGCGGTCCTTGGACCTCCGTGTCTTGCCGGAAGAAATCAAAAGAGGAGCTAGTGCAGGAATTTTGGAACGACGTCGGTTTTCCGACGCCGGCGTCGCGAGTATGGGAACGTCGGGGTTCCGCGTCCCCGGAGACATCGGCCGGCCAGGAGTGCCTGGGTTCGTCTCATGAGCCGTCCGCTCGGCCAGATGGAGCGCCGAAATCGCCAAAGCCATCGCCGGCGACACCAAGGCAGCGCCGAGGGGTATGCATCAAGCCTTGGAGAGGGCCACTCCCCCGTCCGCGGATCACGCCGCCGGTGGCGCTGGCCGCATTCATGCCGGATGCGCTGGCCGATCCGTCATCTTCGGCGGAGCAATGTCAAGGCGCCGTAACGCTCGCGGCAGCGCATGCATGCAACGATCATGCATCCGGTCAAACAACGCTTCGTCCCATGGGCCTTTTGCATGCGGAAGGGCCCAGCAAGGGCCATGCTGCTCGTTTGGGACGTACTATCAGAAGGGCCGACGTATTTCTTCGCCAAACGCATCTACGCCCTAATACTGCCTCCGTCTGCGCGTACTCTCGGACTGCGCCGCCAACGTACGCTGCTGCCCTGCGCCGGCCTTCGCCGCAGCTCATGGCTGGCCGGAACGGCAACGCGCCTAAGGGGCCTCCTCTGGCCGGAGTTGCGACGCCGAACCCCGGGCCACCCGCCGGCTTTGGTGCTGCTGCCGGACCCTTCCGTTTTGGTGCTTCGTCATCGTCTGCCCATCCTTCCGGACAGCGGGCTGCTCCGACTGCGCCGGCACCGGTTGTCTTTGGGGCCGGCAACAAGACTGCGCCGGACGCTACTGCTCGCCGCAATAAGACCAAGCGCAAGGGGGGGCGCCGTGAAGCCGCTACTGCCGGTGCCGTCCCCTCGGCTGCGCGACCTCCACCGATATTCCCGCCGCCTGCTACGGTGCCCGCCCCCACCAAGCATGTTCCTGAGGCTCGAGACACTGCTCCGATGGTTGTGCCCTCCGCTGAAGCCACTGGACGTGGGCCGAAAGGAAACCGAACTGGTCTTTGGTGTTTCAAATGTCGTTCAGATGATCATCTTTCCAAGGACTGCACGGCGATTCATTTCTGTCATATTTGCGACAATTACAAGCACCCTTTGCATCGGTGCCATGTGCTTAAGCAACCGAGGCCTACCGCGTCGCTCGGTGGATGTGGTTTAGTTAACGCTATGTTCCTGCAGTTGCCGGACTTGCTATTCAAGGAGCACCTTGCACCTCCAACCCTGCCGACTGCTTTGGTTACGATCTCCGGTGGGTCTCTGTCCGCTGCTGTGGTTGAGGTAGAGATCGCCAAGATCGCATCGGTTCAGGCATCTTGGAAGTGGGAAGCCGTACCCCATGGAGACAATGCTTTCTTAGTTTGTTTCCCGTCCGTGGAGGTTTTGAAGCGCGTGTCAGCTTTTGAGTATAATGTCAAATCACaagacgtgaagattgcttttagtGAATGGAAAGTTGAAGAGGTTTCATCGATTCTCCCTTTGCAACTTGTTTGGGTACATGTCACCGGTGTCCCACCACCTCTCCGCCATTTTCTTGGTTTGTGGGCGGTAGGATCAGTCATTGGCGCCACGCAAGACGTTGACTTGGTTTGTTTGCGCCGTCATGGTATTGTGCGCATCCAGGTGGCGGTCCACTCTTTGGATATTTTCTCCAAAAAAGATGGTTCTGATGAAGCCTCGGTCTCCTCGGATGTCTATAtaaagcttaatgggtatgcaTTTCGGTTTGTACTGGAGGAGGAAGATTTTGTTCCCGACGTTGATTTTATTCCCCGGATTTGGGAAAACCATGATAATGGACATGATGACGGCGCTAACCGAGATGAGGATATGCCTGATAGGGATGCTAACAAGAGGTCAAAATGCATCCAAGCTGTTGATCAAAATTCGGCGTCGGGGTCTCAAGTAAGTGCTGCAGTCCCCATACAGTCTACACAACAAATAGTGCATACTGCTACTCTTGAGTCATCTGTTGTGAGTATGCCAGAGAATATGGATACACACATACACGTACCGGTGGTGCAGGAGTCCATGGATGCATGCATACCAATGCAAGACGAGTTGGAGAAGGGCGGGTCCACAAGGTGCACCACTATGCATGTAACGGATGCTGGAAACGACTCGGCTGCTCACGTGAAGGCAACAACAGTTGTTCACGGGCCACCGGCGCAGCCAACCGCGGCAATTTCTGTCTGTGTTGCTGGGCACGCACAGTCGGCCGTGCATCTGGCCACGACACCAAACGCACACAGTACTGTGCATGGTGCTACCCCGGCTTTGACGCCGCTACAGCCAACCTTGACCCCAGCAGCGCATGCGATACTTCCTGCTTCGGTTGGCGTGCGGGAATCCAAGACATCGCCAATGATGGAGTCTCCAGTTCGTGCGGCCGTTGCCATGGTGCCACTTGGCCCAGCGGCGGATCGTGCTAGAGGATCTTCTTCGGCATCTGATGCGGGCGTTCGGATGGGAGCCACGACGCCTCCCTCTTCACCAACCCTTGGGACGCTTCGGACGACGCCTGCTTTGCAGAGGACTACATCAACTACTCCGTCGAAGACTTTGACGGGGACTACGTCCGGAGGGTTGGCTACACCCCTGCGACGTAGTAACCGTCACTCCCTCAATGTTGATGGTTCTTCCTCGACTGATGAGCACTCTCTTGCGAAGGCAATGCGTCTCCAGGCTTCGAGGAATTTGGACCCCATGACAG gttattttccgttgtacgcactcgcttcgtacGTGGTGTACGCTACAACGAGCGGAGTACCAACcgttgttcaaggcggtgtgtacgctgttggagcaggtggctacggaggtttttacccaacatggatggCAGCATAA
- the LOC123110429 gene encoding LOW QUALITY PROTEIN: L-type lectin-domain containing receptor kinase IX.1-like (The sequence of the model RefSeq protein was modified relative to this genomic sequence to represent the inferred CDS: deleted 2 bases in 1 codon; substituted 1 base at 1 genomic stop codon): protein MHRRSLLLLVFLLRHETLSGTTAAASCNRSCGSTKVPYPFGFSDGCPIALSCDANTSTPILQYRGDNGTSPYHVVSFNSTTSSLVVSLPPSCARSVSDVRKALSGRSYDVSFRTVLILRGGCRGSSDAAAGAGCSVPASAVSRLLRTAQCGRNDTSTVVACVASAAPNATVARAVSLFWEKVEKQKCDDVLTSAVLMKTAEGTVSPVXEYKTAELGWWVNGTCAGGEPGGRCVPQTATCSDVETPSGESGYRCACTLGLYGDGYAAGDGCNVDPTWAKAIVGAVLVTWALVVLILALCIISCVCLCLCCHRRRRSNMKKTKQSLKALTTLFRGELVDGELDQGLSGPRRFSFEELAAATDNFSNDRALGRGGFGSVYRGFMSDMNREVAVKKVSETSRQGWKEFLSEVRIISRLRHRNLVQLIGWCHGGDELLLVYELMHNGSLDTHLYRSDYVLTWPVRYEIVLGIGSALMYLHQDTEQRVVHRDIKPSNIMLDASFTAKLGDFGLARLINDGQISYMTDTAGTMGYIDPESVLAGTASVESDVYSFGVLLLEVACGRRPALVQEDGGAVHLVSWVWDLYGGGSIRAAADQRLRGEFDGAEMEGVMVVGLWCAHPDRGMRPSIRQAMNVLRFEAPLPSLPAKMPVATYGPPTNPSTSGTLVLSSSISGR from the exons ATGCACCGCCGCTCCCTCCTCCTGCTCGTCTTCTTGCTTCGCCATGAAACCCTCTCCGGCACAACGGCGGCCGCATCGTGTAACCGCTCGTGCGGCAGCACCAAGGTCCCCTACCCCTTCGGCTTCTCCGACGGCTGCCCCATCGCCCTGTCCTGCGACGCCAACACCTCCACGCCGATCCTCCAGTACAGAGGCGACAACGGCACGTCGCCGTACCATGTCGTGTCCTTCAACTCCACCACATCCTCCCTCGTCGTCTCTCTTCCGCCGTCGTGCGCACGCAGCGTCTCCGACGTCAGGAAGGCGCTCTCCGGCCGCAGCTACGACGTCTCTTTCCGCACCGTTCTGATCCTCCGCGGTGGCTGCCGCGGCAGCAGCGACGCAGCGGCCGGCGCTGGGTGTAGCGTGCCGGCGTCTGCCGTGTCCAGGCTGCTCCGAACGGCGCAGTGCGGCAGGAACGACACCTCCACCGTGGTCGCGTGCGTTGCTTCTGCTGCGCCGAACGCCACGGTGGCGAGGGCGGTGTCTCTGTTCTGGGAGAAGGTGGAGAAGCAAAAGTGTGACGACGTGCTGACCTCCGCCGTATTGATGAAAACGGCGGAGGGGACGGTGTCGCCG GTATAAGAGTATAAGACGGCGGAGTTGGGGTGGTGGGTCAATGGCACATGTGCCGGCGGTGAGCCTGGCGGCCGGTGCGTCCCACAGACCGCGACGTGCTCCGACGTAGAGACACCGAGCGGGGAGAGCGGGTACCGATGCGCGTGCACGCTGGGGTTGTACGGCGACGGGTACGCGGCTGGGGACGGATGCAACGTCG ATCCAACATGGGCAAAGGCGATCGTCGGGGCCGTGTTGGTAACATGGGCTTTGGTCGTGCTCATACTTGCTCTTTGCATAATTTCTTGTGTCTGCCTCTGCCTCTGCTGTCACCGTCGAAGGCGCAGTAACATGAAGAAAACCAAACAATCGTTGAAAGCGTTGACAACACTATTTCGCGGCGAACTTGTCGATGGCGAGCTCGACCAAGGACTCTCTGGGCCCCGACGATTTTCTTTCGAGGAGCTCGCTGCAGCGACGGATAATTTCTCCAATGACAGGGCGCTCGGGAGAGGAGGCTTTGGGTCTGTGTACCGAGGGTTTATGAGCGACATGAACCGCGAAGTGGCTGTCAAGAAGGTGTCAGAGACATCTCGTCAGGGCTGGAAGGAGTTCCTCTCGGAGGTGCGGATCATTAGTCGGCTCAGGCACCGCAACCTCGTGCAGCTCATCggctggtgccatggcggcgatgAGCTCCTCCTTGTCTACGAGCTGATGCATAATGGCAGCCTCGACACTCATTTGTACAGATCCGACTACGTGCTGACATGGCCTGTTAG GTACGAGATAGTGCTCGGCATAGGTTCCGCACTTATGTACTTGCATCAAGACACGGAGCAGCGTGTGGTGCACAGGGACATCAAGCCAAGCAACATCATGCTAGATGCCTCCTTCACCGCCAAGCTCGGCGACTTCGGGCTCGCGCGGCTCATCAATGATGGCCAGATATCGTACATGACTGACACAGCCGGCACGATGGGGTACATCGACCCGGAGAGCGTGCTGGCCGGCACAGCGAGCGTCGAGTCGGATGTGTACAGCTTCGGGGTCCTCCTCCTCGAGGTCGCATGTGGTCGGCGGCCAGCTCTAGTCCAGGAAGACGGTGGTGCCGTCCACCTGGTGTCATGGGTGTGGGACTTGTACGGCGGAGGATCAATCCGTGCCGCCGCCGACCAGCGGCTTAGGGGGGAATTTGATGGTGCGGAGATGGAGGGTGTTATGGTCGTGGGGCTCTGGTGTGCGCATCCTGACCGTGGCATGCGGCCATCCATCAGGCAAGCGATGAACGTGCTGCGGTTCGAAGCGCCATTGCCGAGCCTCCCGGCAAAGATGCCGGTGGCGACCTATGGGCCGCCGACTAATCCTTCGACTTCGGGAACTTTGGTGCTGAGCAGCAGCATCAGTGGCCGGTGA